Genomic DNA from Candidatus Koribacter versatilis Ellin345:
CACGGGCTCATCCCTCCACCGCACCGTGGTCAACGACTCGGTTGTAGAACTCGACGCATCTGGGTCCGTCGCTGCCGATCGGTAGCAGACGACGGTTTGGTTAGCAGCGCTCGAAACCGAACTCGGCTGCAGTCGGATCTGCCAGAACATCTCGTTGCCGGTGAAGAATCCAAGGTTCGTCCCGCCATCTCGTGCGGCCGTGATGTGGTCGCGCATTTCTTTTGTCCAGTACTCAGGATGCCCACCCGTAATGAACGCCTTGTACTGTCCGAACTTGATTGTGCCCGCATTAAGCTCGACGTCGGTTGTGTACGTCATGTCCCACCCGTGCTTCTCCAGGAACCGAATCATGTCCAGATCGTGCAGCAGCAGGTCGCCATCGCCCGGCTCCACAATGCCGATGAAAGGCCGGTTCAACGACACTTTTACCGCTGCGACTGTGTCCGTGCTGTTGAAGTCGTACAGGCTCTTTCCGCCCCACGCGTTGTAGGCCTCGTAGGTGAAGAACGGAATGTTATAGAGAAGGTCGGAGTGCGTCGTCGGGTCCGTGACCACGAACACGATGTAGGTTTGCAGGTTCGTATCCGTGGTGGTCGCCTTGGCAAGATACGCGCCGCTCGCCCACTCCCCTCCTGTTTGCAGCGTATAGCTCGATGTCCAGTTGCACTCCACCAAGCCTGTTGTCGGATCCATCGTGGGCTGCGTCTGCTCGGTTCCAGTCAGCGTTACCGGATCAAGCACCGAGCGTCCTCCTTTGCCGCCGTACCAACCCATGCGAAAGACTTGCAGCGTGTACGACGAGCTCGTCGTACTGATCAGGAAGTTGATTGTGCCGCCCCGCGCAACGCTGGGCGCAGACGCATACCCCTCGATCTGATGAATCGCCGCCTTCGTGATCTGCCAGTCCGTAGTACCAGTCTTCTGGTTCTCTTCGAAAACCGTAGGAGGCGGTGTTCCGCCGCCGCCTCCACCGCCACCGTTTCCGCCGCCTCCGGAGCCACCCGAGGACCCACAACCTTGCAGAGCAGCACAAAGCAGAACCATTGCGAGACTGAGAAGAAAGAATCGTGCGCGATTAGCGCGACCACGAAGTCGGCCCATAAGTCCTGTCTTATTGTGATTAGGAAGACGACTAAATTTACTTCGTGGAGCTACCGGTGACTAGAGCACATTCCGGCACCAGGTCCACGTCGGTGAACCGAGATGACAATTTCGTAAACGAGCCGCTCTCTCCTGTCATTGCGAGGAGCGCGCAGCGCGGCGAGGAGATTTGCTCTTCGCGGCCATCTTCTTTTTCGCCGGAGTCTTTGCCTTCGCTCTTTCTTCTGCCGCCGGCTTGCATGTCTCGCAAGCTCGCCACATGTACCAGGCCGCCACGCTGCGATACGGCTTGTACACCTCACCGAGCGCCATCAACTCTTTCGGCTTCGGCATCTCGATCCCGTGCAAATACCCATATCCCTTGCGCACGCCGAGATCGTCAACCGGCCACACATCTTTGCGGAAGAGGTTGAACAGCAGGATCATCTCCACCGTCCAGCGCCCGATCCCGCGCACCTGCGTCAGGTGATTGATGATTTCGTCATCGCTCATCTTCTTCATCGTCGCGATGTCCGGCACCGTCCCATCGATCGTCTTCGCCGCCAGATCTTTGACCGATTTCGTTTTGTTCCCTGAAAGTCCCGCCGAGCGCAGCGTCTCATCCGGTGTCGCCAGCAGTTGCTCCGGCGTGGGGAAGGGAAGCGCTTTACCATGACGCGTGTCATGCGTCGGCGTGTCCGGTGGAAAGTAAAGTGCCTTCACGCGATTCAGAATCGTTGCCGCCGCTTTGCCCGAGAGCTGCTGATACACGATCGACTCCATCAGCGCCTCGAAGACGTTTTGCATGTAATTCGGCTTGATCGCGCACGGCGGACACTTGGCGATCAGCTTCGCCAGTTTCTTGTCCACCTTCGACAGGTGTGCGATGGCTTTCTCGTGACGGTCGCTCATTCGTTCTCCGGTGTCTCCGTTGCCTCTGCGGCTTCCGCTTCCAGTGCCGCTAAAATCTCGGCGTCGGCCTTCATCCCATTCAGCACGCGGTACGCACTGCGGCTGCTGAATCCCGCTCGCAGCAGCGTCCGGAAGATCCTCGCCGCAGCTTTCTGATCTTTCGGATCCAGCGGCTTGATCCTCTTCCTTTGCACAAATTTTTTCGCCAGTTCGACCTCGTCGGTGTCGCCATAGGTCGTTTTCATTGCGGCGTCGATCACATCGCCATGCACGCCCCGCGCCTTCAGGTCCGTGGTAACCCGCAGTCGCCCGAACTTCTGATTTTCCTTTCGATTGTTGGAATACGTCTCGGCGTAGCGCGCGTCGTTGAGATACTTTTGCTGCTTCAGCCGCTCGATGACCGCTTCCACCATGCGGTCACCGTCTTCCTGATGTGCCACCTTCGGACGCATGAGCCGCTTCATCTCAGCAACGGAGCGCATCCGGCGGCCTAGCGCCCCAATAGCGTACTCATACAGCGATTCCTCGGTGTAATCCTTACGGGCTGGGCGTTTGAAAGCCACGGCGCTAGTGTAGCGGAAGGCGTACAAAAAGCGAAAGGTTAAATCCATAAACACGAAGGGCACGAAGGAAACGAAGGTTTCACTGCAACTCAGAAATCCTTCGTGTACTTCGTGCCCTTCGTGTTGAAAGGTTTTGCTTTTATCGTCCCGGGCCCTGCCCGCCGCCGAATCCGGTGGTGAATCCGTGCTGCTGCATCTCTTCTCGAGCGGCTTCTGCCGTACCCGAAATACCCTGAACCCGCAGCTTGAAGTCGTCGGGGTTCGACGCGTTTTCGAGCGCGGTGTCGTAGGTGATCAGGCCCTGTGTGTAGAGGTCGTAGAGCGACTGGTCGAAGGTCTGCATGCCGTACTGCGAAGTGCCGGCCGCCAGTGCTTCGCGGATGCTGCGTGTCTTTTCCGGAACGATGATCGCTTCGCGGATATAAGCCGTAGAGATAAGCACTTCGGCCGCAGGCACTCGGCCCGCACCATCGGCGCGGCGCATCAGGCGTTGGCTGATGATCGCGCGCATCGTCGCCGCTAATTGCAAACGAATCTGTTTCTGTTCCGGCGGCGGGAAGACCGAAATAATACGGTTAATGGTTTCCACCGCGTCTAGCGTATGCAACGTGCTGAACACCATGTGACCGGTTTCAGCCGCGTGCAGTGCAGTCTGGATCGTTTCCAGGTCGCGCATTTCGCCGACGAGAATCACGTCAGGATCCTGACGCAAGCTGGCGCGCAGCGCCGACGCGAAACTCGGCGTATCCACTTCCACTTCGCGCTGGTTGACGAACCCCTTCTTATCGCGATGCAGAAATTCGATCGGGTCCTCAATCGTGATGATGTGTTCCGGCCGCGTCGAGTTGATTCGGTCGATCATGGCGGCCAGGGTCGTCGACTTACCGGAACCAGTGACGCCCGTTACCAGCACCAATCCACGCTGCTCGTCGCAAATTCCTTCGATAATGCGAGGCAGGTAAAGCTCGTCGAGGCTGCGGATCTTCGTCGGAATCACGCGCAGTACCACGCCGACATTGCCGCGCTGCTGGAAGACGTTCACACGGAAGCGTCCGAGGCCGGCCACACCGTAGGCCATATCGAGTTCGGCGTTCTCCTTGAACTTTTGCTTCTGCCGGTTCGACATCATGCTGAACGCCATATTCAGCATGTCTTCGGCGGAGATACGCGGTTGATCGGTGAGGGGGACCAGCTCGCCATCGATGCGGATGTGCGGATAGTTGCCGACCTTGAGGTGTAAGTCGGAAGCCTTTCGCTCCATCGCAATACGAAGCAGGTCATCAATATGCATGGGTTCTTCCTAGCGGCCAGAGTGGCTGAGTGTCAGCGAAGTTACCATCTTGTTTGGGGGAAAGCAATCGGGGAAAGCCATGGTTAACGTAGGAAACACCCCGGTGGGGAAGGCCAAGGCGCCCTGGTTGCTGTTAAGCACCTTGCCACGGCACGTCCGACCCATTCCCATAGGAGAATTTGGGATGAATTTCTACGATTTTGGCTTTTGGGCGTAATACCCGGCGCGGGTCTGGATCTTATAGCCTTCCTTCGTCCGGATCTCGAGTTTCCGGAAGCTGCCATCCAAAGCACGGTTCGTCGGCGTATAGCCAATGTTGTACTGGCTGCGCATTTCTGCTGCGATCTGGTCGAAGGCTTCCTTCACCTTCTTTTCGTTGTTGCCGACCTCGATCATCCGGCCGCCGGTTTCCTGCGCCAATTTCTTCATCTCGTGATCGCCGCTATACCCGAACCCACCGTAGAATCCCCGGTCCGCGATCAGCAGCACGTACACAATTGCGTCGGCTTTCTGCGCCGATTCAATGGCATCGTGGATTTTCAGCCGGCTGCCCTCGTCCTCGCCGTCGGTAAGGACAATCATCGCCTTGCGACCAACCTCGTTCTTCAGCTTCTCTTCCGCCGCCAGGTAGATCGCGTCATACAGCACCGTGCCGCCTCGGCACGATGACGGCAACGGCCCGCCGCCCAATCCTGGCGCCCCGCCGCACGGAGGTGCGTTGATCTTCACCTTATTCAGCGCCACTCGCAATTGATGCGCCGAGTTTGTAAAGTCCTGCACCAGGTCCGCATCCAGATCGAAGTTGATCACGAACGCCAAGTCCTTCTTCTGAAGGACCTCCGCCAAGAACGCTGCGCCGATGTCCTGCTCCATCGGAAGCACCATGCGCTGGCTGCCGCTCGTATCAATCAATATTCCCAATGTCAGCGGCAGATCGGTATTCGCATTGAAGTACTTGATGGTCTGGGGCTTGCCGTCTTCGAAAACCTGGAACTCGTCTTTCGTCAGGTTGGGAATGAGCGTGCCGTGTTTGTCCTTCACATTGAAGAACAGGTTCACCACGTTCACGTTCGACTTAAACGTTGGCAGGTTCTGGTCGTCTTGGTTGACCGGCTGATCGTCCGCCTGGGCCGCCGCTATCCCGACGAGTGCTGCAAGAAACAGCATCAAACTCAGTGTCGGACGAATCCGTTTCATATTCTCCAATCCGAAAGCCGCCTTGCGTAGTCTATATTGTAGGTTCTACTCACGTATGGATGCGAAATCGGCGAATCCAATGCAATGAGGCTGGGAAATGCGATTCACAAGACTTCTTACCACCTTGGTGACTGCTCTCTTCCTGTCGTGCTCTTTGGCCGCCTTCGCGCAATCGCAACAGCCCTTGCCTGACGGCCCGGTCCCGCAACAAAACGTTCCACCCGAGCCGACACCTGTTCCGCCTCCTGCAGAAACGCCGAAGAGTGCTCCTACTCCCACTTCGACGAAACCCGTGGACCAAAGTGAGCCCGTATACGCCCCTGGCGTGCAGCCAAGCCAGACGACCCCGATTCAAACCGTCCCACAAGGCCAGGCTCCGAACACTCCCGGCAGCGGCAGTGACGAACTCGCTTATCGCATCTCCGTCGAAGTCAACTTCGTCCCTGTGCCGGTTACCGTGAAAGACGACGATGGCCACCTCGTCCAGGGCCTGCTCCGGCGCGACTTCGCAGTCTTCGAAAACGGTGTTGAACAGAACATCTCATTCTTCAGCAGCGACCCGTTCCCGCTCTCCGCAGCCGTCGTCCTCGACCTCGGCATGCCCGACAGTACGGTGCGTAAGGTGAAAGAAACTCTCAGCGCTCTCGACGGCGCTTTCGGCCCCTACGACGAAGTCTCGGTCTTCACTTACGGCAACACCGTCCACAAAGAACAGGACTTCACCAACTCTGATGTCCTGATGCGCACCCTCAAGTTCCTACGCATCGCGGCCCGCGGCGAGAACACCGGTGTCCCGGTCACCAGCGGCCCAATGGCCTCCGGCCCTACCATCAACGGTAAGCCTGCGATCGAAGGTACTCCCCACGTCCAGTCCGTGCAGCAGCCGTCGCGTGTGATGAACGACGCCATTCTCATGGCTGCCAACGACCTCGCGCAGCGTGCGCCGAACCACCGCAAGGTGATCTTCGTCATCAGCGATGGCGCCGAGAAGGGAAGCCACTCCAGCTATAGCGACGTCATGCGCGTGCTCCTGTCCAAGGAGGTCGCGGTATACGGTATCGGCGTCGGTTCGGCCTCCGCTCCGGTCTACGGACAAGCCAATCGCATTCACATTCCCGGACTGGGCACCGGCAATATCCTCTATCGCTACGCCAACGCAACCGGCGGCGACGTCTTCAGCGAGGCCGGACGCGACGCAATCGAGTCCGCCTACCAGCAGGTCACGCTGCAGGCCCGCAACCAATACACTCTGGGCTACAACACGCGCGTTTCGCCGGTTAGCACCAGGCGCAACATCGAGGTACGGGTGCATCGCCCCGGCCTGAAGGTTTTCGCCAAGGAGAGCTACTACCCACTGCCGCCGGCACCGCAAAAGCCGGGTGCTCCCGCGACGCAGCAACCACCACCCGCGCAGCAATCGCCAACGCAATAGCTCGCGCTTATTTCTTCTTGGTTTCCGTCATCAGCACTCGATTCGTGCCGCCGTCGTGCACCTCGAGGTATCCGTCCTGCGACTGAGCGACAGTTACGCTCGGGAAGATGACTCCACCCAAGGGCGTTCCGTCCGCCGCTAGTTTCATTTCGAGAACCGCAAACGGATAAGTCTGGGTTTGGTCCTTGAGCCACTTCTCAAGCACGGAAGCCAGATGCTCTCCGACAAGGCTCAGTACCTGCGTCCCATCGTCGCGTTTACGCAGAAACGCAGCGTAGATCTTGCGGTTCGGCTGTCCTTGCACCTTGACCACTCCCTTGTCGCCCGCTTGGATCAGCTTCATGCCCGTGTCCGGATTCTGTTTCAGCGCGCTGAGCATTGCTGCTTTGTCGGCATCGGAAGTCAGCCCGTTCAATCGGATCTCGATGGTTCCCGAGCCCCCGCCCGAGGCTGCTTCGGCTGCGATTACCGTGGCGGTGTAAACCTGCGGTGCTTGCGCGTACGACAGCGTAGCGCCCAGCGCCAGAAGCACACACACATGTCCGACATTAGTAAAACGCTTCTTCATAAGAACTCCGATGGAGCCGAATTTGTTATGCGAGACTTGATACTAACGACCGCGTCTTGCGATAACTGGCAATTCTCCTAGTCTGGTTCGCGCCGCATGATTGGTGCGTAGCGCGGCTTCGGCGGGCCGTCAATGAATCATCTTTTCCGGGCTAGTTACACTGGGTGGAACCTTCGTAAGTTTGTGAGAGTATTCTGCGAATCAGCTTCTCTGTGGTATAAATCCTGATTAAGGATTCGTCCCCGCATTCGCTTGCAGTGTGCCGTTCTTCCGGACGCCCGTCTCCCCCGGTGCCGTATCCGGTTGGGTTTCCGGTACTGAGGCGAGTACGTGCGTCCACTTTCCGAGGCTGAGCTTTGAGCTTCATAAATTTCGCCGCCCGCGAGATCAACTGCAAGATCGTCTACTATGGCCCCGGCCTTGGTGGCAAAACCACCAATTTGCAGATTGTGTACGAAAAAACGGCCGACAAATCCAAAGGCAAGATGATTTCGCTCGCCACGGAAACCGACCGTACCCTGTTCTTCGACTTCCTGCCGCTTGATCTCGGTACCGTCCGCGGCTTTAAGACCCGCTTCCACCTCTATACCGTTCCGGGCCAGGTTTTCTACGACGCCAGCCGTAAGCTCATCCTGCGCGGTGTCGACGGCGTCGTCTTCGTCGCCGATTCCCAGGAAGAACGTATGGACGCCAATATCGAAGCGCTCGACAACCTGATGGAGAACCTCCAGGAACACGGCTACGACTTCAAGGCCATCCCCTACGTCCTCCAGCTCAATAAGCGCGACCTTCCCAACGTGCTCCCGATCGACGCCCTGAAAAAAGAACTGATGAAGCGCAACGAGCCCGTCTACGAAGCCGTCGCCTATCAAGGCACCGGCGTCTTCGAAACCCTGAAGGAAGTCGCCCGCCAAGTCCTGCTCGAACTCAAGCGCGGCTAACTCGGCTCCTCTGATAGCTCTGTCATCCTGAGCGGAGAATCCGGATAACGATCCGGATTCGCAGTCGAAGGATCCCTATCCTCTCGAAAGAGTTTCGTTGTCGCGATAAATTTCCCACAGGAGCTTATCTTGTCAGCATGAAGACTCGATACATTCAAATCGGCCCCAAGGGCCAGATCGTCATCCCGGCCAAACTACGCGAAGAGCTTGAGCTGGAAGCCGGCACCAAATTGTCAGTGCAACGCGACGGTCAAATGCTTATTCTCTGCCCCATCACGCCCGCGTTTATCCGGAGCCTCGTTGGCATAACGCAGGGCCTTGGTGAATTGCGTGAGAAGTGTCACAAAGACGACAAGGATCGATAGCCCTTCTCACCGGCTGAGCACCTCCATCACAAACACGCCCGCTCCATATCCCACCATCGGAATCGCCCCCGTCGGATCGCCAATTGCTCCGTGGAACAATTTGCAGTCCACGGCGACATACATCTCGGGCACGAAGTTGTGGTCCTTTGCCGACTTCTGCACCATGCGTTCTACGATCGCCGCCGCTTTCTCTTTCTGGCCCAAGTTACGTAGCACCTGCGCGAGGCTGAAGTCCACGAACAAGAACTCCTCCTGCTCGTACCAGTACTCGTAAATCGCTGGATCGGTGTATGTTCCGCGCACCCGACGATATCCACCGGATGTGACCTTCAGTAGTTCCATGCGCTCCACGGTCGAGCGAATGATCGCCGGATCCTTCACCACGCCGAAGTTGATGATCGCCAACAGCGCACCATCGATATCGTTCTTGATCCCTTCTTCGAGCGTGCCATGCAGTTTGCCGTCGCGGATGAACGCCGCATCGAAGCCCTTTTGCAGCAGCCCAGCTTTCTTCAGCGCATCTTCTCGCCCGGCGTCGTCGCCTGCGCGCTTCGCCATCTCCGCATAACTCTTCAGGCCAACGATCGCCAGCGCCGTTGACCAGGCAAAGTGCTTCTTGTCCGGCTGGTGCTCCTCCCAAATCGACGTGTCCTTTGCGACGATCAGCCCGTCGCCGTATTTTTCGAAAGTCGCCTCCAGCGGTTTAACGATGAAATCCTTCGCGCTCTCGTACACCGTTCCGCGATAGCTCGGTTCGTTCAGCAGTGCCGCATCGTCGTAGCGCGACACGTACTCGCCAAGCGCCCACAATGCGAGCGCCCAACTGTCGTACTCAATGTTCGGCGCGCCCTCCATGGTGAAGAACGGCTCTTCCGCCCCGTCGCCCCAATAGCGCACCACCGAGATCTGGTAGTCGAGGCCGCCGGTCTCCTTGCGCATCTTGCCGGTTGGCTGCGCGTTGAAGTACGCCATCACCGCCACGCGCGCTTCCTCGCGATGACCCATCCGCGCCA
This window encodes:
- a CDS encoding N,N-dimethylformamidase beta subunit family domain-containing protein, with the protein product MVLLCAALQGCGSSGGSGGGGNGGGGGGGGTPPPTVFEENQKTGTTDWQITKAAIHQIEGYASAPSVARGGTINFLISTTSSSYTLQVFRMGWYGGKGGRSVLDPVTLTGTEQTQPTMDPTTGLVECNWTSSYTLQTGGEWASGAYLAKATTTDTNLQTYIVFVVTDPTTHSDLLYNIPFFTYEAYNAWGGKSLYDFNSTDTVAAVKVSLNRPFIGIVEPGDGDLLLHDLDMIRFLEKHGWDMTYTTDVELNAGTIKFGQYKAFITGGHPEYWTKEMRDHITAARDGGTNLGFFTGNEMFWQIRLQPSSVSSAANQTVVCYRSAATDPDASSSTTESLTTVRWRDEPVSNPEQRVLGAMYNGSLYTPADLVVSDASSWVFANTGLENGSHVPLVVDGEMDSDLGFGPANLNIVAQSPAVVIALGVLYNRNADMTWYQASSGAIVFEASSMRWSWGLEPFVSYHARPAATSAAMQQITTNVLEKFGAMPKS
- a CDS encoding DNA-3-methyladenine glycosylase family protein — protein: MSDRHEKAIAHLSKVDKKLAKLIAKCPPCAIKPNYMQNVFEALMESIVYQQLSGKAAATILNRVKALYFPPDTPTHDTRHGKALPFPTPEQLLATPDETLRSAGLSGNKTKSVKDLAAKTIDGTVPDIATMKKMSDDEIINHLTQVRGIGRWTVEMILLFNLFRKDVWPVDDLGVRKGYGYLHGIEMPKPKELMALGEVYKPYRSVAAWYMWRACETCKPAAEERAKAKTPAKKKMAAKSKSPRRAARSSQ
- a CDS encoding regulatory protein RecX; the encoded protein is MAFKRPARKDYTEESLYEYAIGALGRRMRSVAEMKRLMRPKVAHQEDGDRMVEAVIERLKQQKYLNDARYAETYSNNRKENQKFGRLRVTTDLKARGVHGDVIDAAMKTTYGDTDEVELAKKFVQRKRIKPLDPKDQKAAARIFRTLLRAGFSSRSAYRVLNGMKADAEILAALEAEAAEATETPENE
- a CDS encoding type IV pilus twitching motility protein PilT, coding for MHIDDLLRIAMERKASDLHLKVGNYPHIRIDGELVPLTDQPRISAEDMLNMAFSMMSNRQKQKFKENAELDMAYGVAGLGRFRVNVFQQRGNVGVVLRVIPTKIRSLDELYLPRIIEGICDEQRGLVLVTGVTGSGKSTTLAAMIDRINSTRPEHIITIEDPIEFLHRDKKGFVNQREVEVDTPSFASALRASLRQDPDVILVGEMRDLETIQTALHAAETGHMVFSTLHTLDAVETINRIISVFPPPEQKQIRLQLAATMRAIISQRLMRRADGAGRVPAAEVLISTAYIREAIIVPEKTRSIREALAAGTSQYGMQTFDQSLYDLYTQGLITYDTALENASNPDDFKLRVQGISGTAEAAREEMQQHGFTTGFGGGQGPGR
- a CDS encoding VWA domain-containing protein; this translates as MKRIRPTLSLMLFLAALVGIAAAQADDQPVNQDDQNLPTFKSNVNVVNLFFNVKDKHGTLIPNLTKDEFQVFEDGKPQTIKYFNANTDLPLTLGILIDTSGSQRMVLPMEQDIGAAFLAEVLQKKDLAFVINFDLDADLVQDFTNSAHQLRVALNKVKINAPPCGGAPGLGGGPLPSSCRGGTVLYDAIYLAAEEKLKNEVGRKAMIVLTDGEDEGSRLKIHDAIESAQKADAIVYVLLIADRGFYGGFGYSGDHEMKKLAQETGGRMIEVGNNEKKVKEAFDQIAAEMRSQYNIGYTPTNRALDGSFRKLEIRTKEGYKIQTRAGYYAQKPKS
- a CDS encoding VWA domain-containing protein, which produces MRFTRLLTTLVTALFLSCSLAAFAQSQQPLPDGPVPQQNVPPEPTPVPPPAETPKSAPTPTSTKPVDQSEPVYAPGVQPSQTTPIQTVPQGQAPNTPGSGSDELAYRISVEVNFVPVPVTVKDDDGHLVQGLLRRDFAVFENGVEQNISFFSSDPFPLSAAVVLDLGMPDSTVRKVKETLSALDGAFGPYDEVSVFTYGNTVHKEQDFTNSDVLMRTLKFLRIAARGENTGVPVTSGPMASGPTINGKPAIEGTPHVQSVQQPSRVMNDAILMAANDLAQRAPNHRKVIFVISDGAEKGSHSSYSDVMRVLLSKEVAVYGIGVGSASAPVYGQANRIHIPGLGTGNILYRYANATGGDVFSEAGRDAIESAYQQVTLQARNQYTLGYNTRVSPVSTRRNIEVRVHRPGLKVFAKESYYPLPPAPQKPGAPATQQPPPAQQSPTQ
- a CDS encoding GTP-binding protein; this translates as MSFINFAAREINCKIVYYGPGLGGKTTNLQIVYEKTADKSKGKMISLATETDRTLFFDFLPLDLGTVRGFKTRFHLYTVPGQVFYDASRKLILRGVDGVVFVADSQEERMDANIEALDNLMENLQEHGYDFKAIPYVLQLNKRDLPNVLPIDALKKELMKRNEPVYEAVAYQGTGVFETLKEVARQVLLELKRG
- a CDS encoding AbrB/MazE/SpoVT family DNA-binding domain-containing protein; this translates as MKTRYIQIGPKGQIVIPAKLREELELEAGTKLSVQRDGQMLILCPITPAFIRSLVGITQGLGELREKCHKDDKDR
- a CDS encoding glycoside hydrolase family 15; this encodes MRLRFWLLFAALLVAIPAFASPLVTGNGFGFAVVSPESAALRRFYAHPYSYGRPDPKELYGEGIPTANFLKAMGWHGEATNVVAEYVDDSHVIHARSSAGEMTVFMPFGLRQSVVIARWQPEASNHAAIEVQWAHEIGIEKSVMIAGVPIEVFAFQDVEESLLMIPLEERRGKGWLERSNAWALVSMGKDADVTAVVKEFQEWRGGLSAKELAKRELAEVEHWRVKPPAQLVGEQERRLWRQSEMVLRMGQSREPNRPGRYGNGLIVACLPDGSFSNTWVRDMAFATVALARMGHREEARVAVMAYFNAQPTGKMRKETGGLDYQISVVRYWGDGAEEPFFTMEGAPNIEYDSWALALWALGEYVSRYDDAALLNEPSYRGTVYESAKDFIVKPLEATFEKYGDGLIVAKDTSIWEEHQPDKKHFAWSTALAIVGLKSYAEMAKRAGDDAGREDALKKAGLLQKGFDAAFIRDGKLHGTLEEGIKNDIDGALLAIINFGVVKDPAIIRSTVERMELLKVTSGGYRRVRGTYTDPAIYEYWYEQEEFLFVDFSLAQVLRNLGQKEKAAAIVERMVQKSAKDHNFVPEMYVAVDCKLFHGAIGDPTGAIPMVGYGAGVFVMEVLSR